In one window of Pseudobdellovibrionaceae bacterium DNA:
- a CDS encoding MBL fold metallo-hydrolase, whose amino-acid sequence MQHRKLFDDGNHSWMAFGRDPQRAQSIIDTNEYVIMNNGEAMILDPGGTEVFPVILSQMAEQFDLKNVKSYLCSHQDPDIMSSLPLWMALTPDAKIYLSWLWGGFVAHFGNDYANNFELVPDEGMTVSIGQAQLILVPAHHCHSAGNFHLYDPNAKILFSGDMGAALVPPDAPMVVDDFDEHVKYMTKFHKRWMPSNHARDEWLRRVRKLDIDMICPQHGSIFHGQDVKRFLDWIEDLRVGDLAS is encoded by the coding sequence ATGCAGCATAGAAAACTATTTGATGACGGCAATCATTCATGGATGGCTTTTGGCCGCGACCCCCAGCGCGCCCAGTCGATCATCGATACAAATGAGTACGTAATTATGAATAATGGAGAGGCAATGATCCTTGATCCTGGCGGCACAGAGGTGTTTCCTGTGATTTTGAGTCAAATGGCTGAGCAGTTTGATCTAAAGAATGTGAAGTCGTACTTGTGCAGTCACCAGGACCCAGACATCATGTCATCACTTCCTCTATGGATGGCTTTGACACCTGACGCGAAGATTTACCTCTCTTGGCTTTGGGGAGGATTTGTCGCCCACTTTGGCAATGACTACGCAAACAACTTTGAGCTAGTTCCCGATGAGGGTATGACGGTGAGTATCGGCCAAGCTCAACTCATATTAGTGCCAGCCCATCACTGCCATTCGGCGGGAAATTTTCATTTGTATGATCCCAACGCAAAAATACTTTTCTCTGGAGATATGGGGGCCGCACTGGTTCCGCCGGATGCTCCTATGGTGGTGGATGACTTTGATGAACATGTGAAGTATATGACCAAATTCCACAAACGCTGGATGCCTTCAAATCACGCTCGAGATGAATGGTTGCGGCGGGTGCGCAAGCTGGACATTGACATGATATGTCCTCAACACGGCAGTATTTTTCATGGTCAGGATGTAAAGCGATTTTTAGATTGGATTGAAGATTTACGTGTCGGTGATTTAGCATCGTAA
- a CDS encoding response regulator, protein MFDQNINILLVDDMKTMRALVKKTCMNLGFKNFTEAVDGKDAWEKLTTPGSKFDLVLSDWNMPNLQGIELLKKVRAEESTKNIPFLLITAENEAGQVQEAIVAGVDNYLIKPFSANDLKSRLEAIYKKRYGSNAA, encoded by the coding sequence ATGTTTGACCAAAACATTAACATACTTTTAGTCGATGACATGAAAACCATGAGAGCGTTAGTCAAGAAAACCTGCATGAACTTGGGTTTCAAAAATTTCACTGAAGCAGTTGATGGTAAAGATGCCTGGGAAAAACTAACCACTCCTGGCTCCAAATTTGACTTGGTCCTATCTGATTGGAACATGCCAAATCTGCAAGGCATCGAACTCTTAAAGAAAGTTCGCGCAGAAGAGTCCACTAAAAACATCCCCTTTCTTTTGATCACAGCTGAGAACGAGGCCGGACAGGTCCAAGAAGCAATAGTGGCAGGCGTAGACAACTATTTGATTAAACCTTTTTCAGCCAATGATTTGAAGTCACGTCTTGAAGCCATTTACAAAAAACGCTATGGCTCTAATGCCGCCTAG
- a CDS encoding chemotaxis protein CheX gives MFRTANIDSMMVFSFNQQIVPQSQGVLVDALKEAIKTAPEVGVKTVVVDLAGQGQIDDTFFRQAMPVIKDLKEMGIAFYLVNVPREVKKLLIDYGMNVAIKIAPSIRSLRSSLGAPKPNKKDAVLDVDFINVFIDAALKTLKIQCSFEVQAGKPYLKKESLSEPLAIAAIIGLTSPSFTGSIALGFPSQVFLRIMSNMLMEEFTEIDDELQDGAGELLNIIFGQAKAALNERGYGLDLAIPSVIRGNDLKVTHMTNSPAIIIPFTSEVGPLYIEVGIDRA, from the coding sequence ATGTTTAGGACAGCAAATATAGATTCAATGATGGTATTTTCCTTTAACCAGCAGATCGTGCCGCAGAGTCAGGGCGTGCTGGTTGACGCCCTCAAAGAGGCCATTAAGACGGCCCCGGAAGTTGGAGTTAAAACCGTCGTCGTGGATCTGGCCGGCCAAGGGCAAATTGATGATACGTTTTTTCGACAGGCCATGCCGGTAATTAAAGACCTAAAAGAAATGGGAATCGCATTTTACTTGGTCAATGTGCCTCGCGAGGTCAAAAAACTTTTAATAGACTATGGAATGAATGTAGCTATTAAAATTGCGCCATCTATTCGATCATTGCGATCAAGTTTGGGTGCGCCTAAGCCAAATAAAAAAGACGCTGTTTTAGACGTGGACTTTATTAACGTATTTATTGATGCTGCATTGAAGACCCTTAAGATTCAGTGTTCCTTTGAGGTGCAAGCTGGCAAGCCGTACCTTAAGAAAGAGAGCTTGTCAGAGCCATTGGCTATTGCGGCAATTATAGGCCTAACAAGCCCATCATTTACTGGATCGATAGCCTTGGGCTTTCCGAGTCAGGTTTTTCTAAGAATAATGAGTAATATGTTGATGGAAGAATTCACTGAAATAGACGACGAGTTGCAAGACGGTGCTGGTGAGCTGTTAAACATAATTTTTGGTCAAGCCAAGGCCGCCTTAAATGAGCGGGGCTATGGGTTAGATTTGGCCATTCCCTCGGTTATTCGTGGCAACGACTTAAAGGTGACACATATGACAAACAGCCCCGCGATTATTATACCCTTCACTTCTGAAGTGGGGCCGCTTTATATCGAAGTTGGCATTGATCGTGCCTAG
- a CDS encoding heavy metal translocating P-type ATPase, which translates to MMHNLEAPHSIGGNDYLFLDDPTFNGPYVDSVHHGRMQFFVEGVSCTRCVHRIEQLPQEVEGIAAIRLEFGKNIATVDLAPGGRFSQAAQALKDQGYTPHPIKSNDQAQLIQKKENRELLSRLGVAGACAGNIMLLTISIYAGAEGVLARIFEGLSFALFLPVVFYSAVPFYKTSWSALKNKKASIDIPIVAALLVGGALSTYHTVKGQGDIYFDSLATLVFLLLAARYFLKRVQQSYLSSSYLQPFFTSEEVEAWDDSEGGYVLKSPAALVRESRIRLKKGQRLPADGILLSAQAHINTAVLTGESYPQQVIAGQPVYAGCQVVSEQVEMTVSEMGHRTRVGQILEKIESELKNKTPLTSLVDKVAQYFTIIVLAAGFLFFVGYSFVDANEAVRRALALVILACPCALAFATPLTQSLSLIKAAKNSYLIKNAAVLEKLSRIKLVAFDKTGTLTRGEFKFLCWDYGEPSLEQQQIIHQLEASSQHPIALALKKELAPFVQSLPAIALEDWQEIEGRGVFATIKSRRYSMQAAPSRIRQRREFDFFVTRVGLYADDQLVCVAVLGDEPKADAVRTLRHIEELGATPMILSGDAKEAVLGLAKELSLSARQALADMSPEAKHQWVKDHPQTLMVGDGANDSLALASADVSVAVQGSMESSLEAADIYLATGGVTPIWHLIKLGQDTMHVVRRNLYISIVYNLIGGISALLGLINPLVAAVLMPISSAIVVMSSLYGTYFLRRLSRKGSYWQSNSLPTQEMGRHREQLA; encoded by the coding sequence ATGATGCATAATTTGGAAGCGCCCCATTCCATTGGTGGCAACGACTATTTATTTCTTGATGACCCGACCTTTAATGGCCCCTACGTTGACTCTGTCCATCACGGCCGTATGCAATTTTTTGTGGAGGGCGTCAGTTGCACTCGATGTGTGCACCGCATTGAACAACTCCCCCAAGAAGTGGAAGGCATTGCTGCCATACGCCTAGAGTTTGGTAAAAACATTGCCACGGTTGACCTTGCCCCTGGCGGCCGGTTTTCTCAAGCCGCCCAAGCCTTGAAGGATCAGGGTTATACTCCTCACCCTATTAAATCCAACGACCAAGCCCAGCTGATACAAAAAAAAGAAAATCGGGAGCTTTTAAGCCGCTTGGGTGTGGCTGGCGCTTGCGCTGGAAATATTATGTTACTGACTATTTCGATTTATGCTGGAGCCGAAGGAGTGCTGGCTCGAATCTTTGAGGGGCTGAGTTTTGCCTTGTTTCTTCCTGTGGTCTTTTATAGTGCCGTGCCATTTTATAAAACTTCTTGGTCCGCCCTAAAAAACAAAAAAGCGTCCATAGACATACCTATTGTGGCAGCCCTCCTCGTTGGCGGGGCGTTGAGCACCTATCACACTGTCAAAGGCCAAGGCGATATCTATTTTGACTCACTGGCCACTTTAGTTTTTTTATTATTGGCGGCCCGCTATTTTCTAAAACGAGTGCAACAAAGTTACCTATCGAGCTCCTATCTGCAACCCTTTTTCACCTCTGAAGAAGTGGAAGCCTGGGATGATAGCGAAGGGGGATATGTCTTAAAATCTCCGGCCGCCCTGGTGCGAGAGAGTCGTATTCGCCTTAAAAAAGGGCAACGGCTGCCGGCTGACGGCATTCTCCTGTCAGCGCAAGCTCACATTAACACAGCGGTACTCACAGGAGAGTCTTACCCACAACAGGTGATAGCGGGACAACCCGTGTATGCCGGATGTCAGGTGGTTTCAGAGCAAGTGGAAATGACGGTTTCAGAGATGGGCCATCGTACCCGAGTAGGGCAAATTTTAGAAAAAATAGAATCTGAACTCAAAAATAAAACGCCGCTCACTTCGCTTGTGGATAAAGTGGCCCAATATTTCACAATCATTGTGCTTGCCGCCGGTTTTTTGTTCTTTGTGGGCTATAGCTTTGTGGATGCCAACGAAGCTGTACGACGAGCTTTGGCACTGGTTATTTTAGCCTGCCCGTGCGCTTTGGCCTTTGCTACACCTTTAACGCAAAGCCTTTCATTGATTAAAGCCGCCAAAAATTCTTATCTCATTAAAAATGCGGCTGTGCTGGAAAAACTTTCTCGAATCAAACTAGTGGCCTTTGATAAAACGGGCACCCTCACGCGGGGTGAGTTTAAATTTCTATGCTGGGACTATGGCGAGCCCAGTCTTGAGCAACAGCAAATCATTCATCAGCTAGAAGCTTCTTCGCAACACCCTATTGCCTTAGCCTTAAAAAAAGAACTGGCCCCCTTCGTGCAATCGCTCCCCGCCATAGCCCTTGAAGATTGGCAAGAAATCGAAGGTCGCGGTGTTTTTGCCACCATCAAAAGTCGCAGGTACTCGATGCAAGCGGCCCCTAGCCGCATACGACAGCGCCGCGAGTTTGACTTTTTTGTGACCCGAGTGGGGCTCTATGCTGACGATCAACTTGTTTGTGTGGCCGTTCTTGGTGATGAGCCCAAGGCCGACGCTGTTCGCACGCTGAGACACATTGAAGAGCTCGGCGCCACACCAATGATTCTCTCTGGCGATGCCAAAGAGGCGGTGCTTGGTTTAGCTAAAGAACTTTCACTTTCTGCTCGCCAGGCATTGGCAGACATGTCTCCAGAAGCCAAACATCAATGGGTTAAAGATCACCCGCAGACATTGATGGTGGGAGATGGCGCCAATGACTCTTTGGCTTTAGCCTCAGCTGATGTGAGTGTCGCCGTTCAAGGCAGCATGGAATCAAGTCTTGAAGCTGCAGACATTTACTTGGCCACTGGCGGAGTCACTCCCATTTGGCACCTTATTAAACTGGGCCAAGACACCATGCATGTGGTGCGACGAAATCTCTATATCTCAATTGTGTATAATCTTATAGGCGGCATTTCAGCCTTATTGGGGCTTATTAACCCCTTGGTGGCAGCGGTTCTGATGCCCATTAGTTCGGCCATTGTCGTCATGTCGTCTCTTTACGGCACTTACTTTTTACGCCGACTTTCGCGCAAAGGTTCTTACTGGCAGTCCAATTCTCTTCCAACACAAGAAATGGGTCGACATCGGGAGCA